One window of Thermocoleostomius sinensis A174 genomic DNA carries:
- a CDS encoding DUF2079 domain-containing protein: MTFGQKVASWQKLLDLPYLRRVLVAAILFWAIGCVLVLQRYYNFYPTYVSFDQGIFNQVFWNNLHGRWFEGSLSSTESVAVIQGDVPDVAYHRLGQHFTPALLLWLPWYALFPSPSGLSVLQVTLVAIAGLVLYALARHYHPPQLSAWIAVSYYAAIAVISPTLANFHDICQIPLYIFGLLLALEKRQWWLVGVLAVLTLLVREDSGVVLFGVGFYLLVSRRFPWLGVGLCALSLGYMLAVTNLIMPLFSTDVSQRFMIEEFGQFVDGDEASTLDVLIGILTNPRRLIIEVVTPFDRTLRYLLGQWVPLAFVTVISPSAWALAGFPTLKILIQQQDITALSLHLRYAMTLVPGLFYGAILWWSTHTQWFDRRVRRVWAICIILSLFFTITANPNRTLSWLIPDSFRPWVYVSPPRQWQHSQAIRSLLAQIPPGASVTATDHIVAHVSNRREVLRFPRLRLRNDQNKTVRMQYAIADLWYLQQYEPAFADYRQSLVVAIEQVDRILDRQYGLIALNDGVLLLQDKTPSNPEVLNNWLTYRQELQQAIEAHLNATSDRS; encoded by the coding sequence ATGACTTTTGGGCAAAAAGTAGCCTCCTGGCAAAAACTCCTCGATCTGCCTTATCTACGACGGGTGCTAGTCGCTGCGATTCTGTTTTGGGCGATTGGCTGTGTGCTGGTGCTGCAACGGTACTATAACTTTTACCCCACCTACGTTTCGTTTGATCAAGGCATTTTTAATCAAGTGTTTTGGAACAATCTGCACGGGCGCTGGTTTGAAGGGTCGCTCTCTTCTACCGAATCGGTGGCGGTGATACAGGGCGACGTTCCCGATGTCGCTTATCATCGACTGGGTCAACATTTCACCCCTGCGCTGCTGCTGTGGTTGCCTTGGTATGCACTGTTTCCATCCCCGTCTGGGTTGTCTGTGTTGCAAGTGACGCTGGTAGCGATCGCTGGCTTGGTGTTGTATGCTTTGGCACGGCACTATCACCCCCCTCAGCTTTCTGCCTGGATTGCCGTCAGTTACTATGCCGCGATTGCTGTCATCAGTCCTACCCTGGCTAACTTTCACGACATTTGCCAAATTCCGCTCTATATTTTTGGGTTACTGTTGGCGCTGGAGAAACGGCAGTGGTGGCTAGTAGGAGTGTTGGCGGTACTGACACTGTTGGTGCGCGAAGACAGTGGCGTGGTGCTATTTGGCGTGGGATTCTACCTCCTGGTCAGTCGGCGCTTCCCCTGGCTGGGGGTGGGGCTATGTGCCCTCAGCTTGGGATACATGCTCGCTGTTACCAACCTGATTATGCCGTTGTTTTCCACCGATGTTTCGCAGCGGTTCATGATCGAAGAATTTGGCCAATTTGTAGACGGAGACGAAGCCTCGACACTCGATGTACTAATCGGAATTCTCACCAATCCGAGGCGATTAATCATAGAAGTGGTCACGCCGTTCGATCGCACCCTGCGCTACTTGTTGGGACAGTGGGTGCCGCTGGCATTTGTCACAGTCATTTCCCCTAGCGCTTGGGCCCTAGCTGGCTTTCCTACTCTGAAAATTTTGATTCAGCAGCAAGATATTACAGCGTTATCGCTGCACCTACGCTACGCCATGACCCTAGTCCCTGGTCTGTTTTATGGTGCAATTCTCTGGTGGTCAACTCATACTCAGTGGTTCGATCGTCGCGTTCGACGGGTTTGGGCTATTTGCATCATTCTGTCGCTATTTTTTACGATTACAGCGAACCCTAACCGCACCCTATCGTGGTTGATTCCCGATTCGTTTCGACCCTGGGTGTACGTGTCGCCACCGCGTCAATGGCAGCACAGCCAAGCAATTCGATCGCTCCTGGCTCAAATTCCCCCAGGTGCCAGCGTCACCGCGACCGATCACATCGTGGCGCATGTGTCTAACCGTCGGGAAGTGTTGCGCTTTCCTCGGTTACGGCTGCGCAATGACCAAAACAAGACCGTGCGAATGCAGTACGCGATCGCCGACTTGTGGTATCTCCAGCAGTATGAACCTGCCTTTGCCGATTATCGGCAGAGCCTTGTAGTGGCGATTGAGCAGGTCGATCGCATCCTGGACCGGCAGTATGGGTTGATTGCCTTAAACGATGGAGTTTTATTGTTACAAGATAAAACCCCCTCAAATCCAGAGGTCCTTAACAACTGGCTCACCTACCGTCAAGAGCTACAGCAAGCGATCGAAGCTCACCTCAATGCGACAAGCGATCGATCATGA
- a CDS encoding cation:proton antiporter, whose protein sequence is MSICAAFIGFIAEFAISSDGVPLAADSSIADFVPTWIILLLVATAVALLSRQFHIPYVTGLVLAGLAIANFLPNRIGLNSALILNLFLPILLFEAAINTDISRLRSTVKPISLLAGPGVIVASGVCAVGLKFLIGLDWTTALVLGAILAITDTVSVIAVFKDVMLPSRLTTIVEGESLFNDGVALVLLSLILNFHTTGSFSLLTATQQLIIVIAGGSFVGLVLGYLGAGLFARLDDNLSGILLTVALALGAYQVGDFLGVSGVVAVVVAGLMVGNVGLSRQVSASNQVTLYSFWDYAGFGVNTFIFLLIGVEVNPTILWQTLPAVLLAIVCYQVGRILAVYPLLAILRWFDRPIPLRWQHVLFLGNIKGSLSMALALSLPLTLVSRSYIIAVVFGAVLLSLVVQGLSLPWLVKRLNLTTLSPARRQTEVLRAQLISAKAAQEELHTLLRTGVLPESVYEEMRSAYQIQITRAEKALRDIYDRWVIEATSGQGDPSRMNALRRQLLLAEKGALSDALRKRILSETVISDRLKQIDEKLLRLEDD, encoded by the coding sequence ATGTCCATTTGTGCTGCTTTCATCGGGTTCATCGCCGAGTTCGCCATCAGTTCAGACGGCGTACCGTTGGCTGCTGACAGCAGTATTGCGGACTTCGTACCCACTTGGATCATTTTGCTGTTGGTGGCAACGGCAGTGGCGTTACTATCCCGGCAGTTTCACATTCCCTACGTCACCGGATTAGTGCTGGCTGGGCTGGCGATCGCCAATTTTCTGCCCAATCGGATTGGCTTAAATTCAGCGCTGATTTTGAATTTATTTCTACCGATTTTGCTATTTGAAGCCGCCATCAATACGGATATCAGTCGATTGCGCAGTACAGTCAAGCCGATTTCGCTATTGGCTGGGCCAGGGGTGATCGTCGCCTCAGGGGTTTGTGCCGTGGGGTTAAAGTTTTTGATTGGACTAGATTGGACAACGGCGCTGGTGTTGGGCGCTATTTTGGCCATTACAGACACGGTTTCGGTGATTGCCGTGTTTAAAGACGTGATGCTTCCCTCCCGCCTGACGACGATCGTAGAAGGTGAAAGCTTGTTCAACGATGGGGTGGCGCTGGTGTTATTGTCGCTGATCCTGAATTTCCACACTACAGGGTCTTTTTCATTGCTGACAGCCACTCAACAACTGATCATTGTGATTGCAGGCGGCAGCTTTGTCGGGCTGGTATTGGGCTATTTGGGGGCTGGGTTATTTGCGCGACTAGACGATAACTTGAGCGGCATTCTGCTAACGGTGGCATTGGCATTAGGCGCTTATCAAGTCGGGGATTTTTTGGGCGTGTCAGGGGTAGTAGCGGTCGTGGTGGCAGGTCTCATGGTGGGAAATGTGGGACTGTCGCGGCAAGTTTCAGCGTCTAATCAGGTGACGCTCTACAGCTTTTGGGACTATGCCGGATTTGGCGTCAACACATTCATTTTTCTGCTGATTGGAGTGGAAGTAAACCCGACAATTTTGTGGCAAACCTTGCCGGCGGTGCTGTTGGCGATCGTCTGCTATCAAGTTGGGCGAATTTTGGCTGTGTATCCTTTGCTGGCAATCTTGCGTTGGTTCGATCGTCCCATTCCCCTCCGCTGGCAGCATGTGTTGTTTTTGGGCAATATCAAAGGCTCGTTGTCAATGGCCTTGGCACTGAGTCTACCGCTCACCTTGGTTAGCCGCAGCTACATCATTGCCGTTGTGTTTGGAGCCGTGTTGCTCTCGTTGGTGGTGCAGGGCTTAAGCTTGCCGTGGCTAGTCAAACGGCTTAACCTCACTACGCTATCGCCGGCCCGTCGGCAAACGGAAGTACTGCGGGCTCAATTGATTAGCGCCAAAGCCGCCCAAGAAGAACTTCATACTCTCTTAAGAACGGGCGTATTGCCAGAGTCAGTCTACGAAGAAATGCGATCGGCTTACCAAATTCAAATCACTCGCGCCGAAAAAGCCCTACGCGACATCTACGATCGCTGGGTGATTGAAGCTACCAGCGGTCAAGGCGACCCTTCTCGCATGAATGCCCTGCGCCGACAGTTGCTACTGGCCGAAAAAGGGGCTCTCAGCGATGCCCTACGCAAACGAATTTTATCCGAAACGGTGATTAGCGATCGGTTGAAGCAAATTGATGAAAAGCTGCTGCGTTTAGAGGATGATTGA
- the galE gene encoding UDP-glucose 4-epimerase GalE, which produces MSQTQSTILVTGGAGYIGSHAVLSLQQAGYDVVVLDNLVYGHRELVEEVLQTKLIVGDTNDRPLLDNLFATHEIAAVMHFAAYAYVGESVGNPAKYYRNNVTGTLTLLEAMLAANIKKFVFSSTCATYGVPKTVPIPEEHPQAPINPYGMSKLMVEQILADFHTAYDFKSVCFRYFNAAGADPDGRLGEDHNPETHLIPLVLQAALGKRDSISVFGTDYPTPDGTCIRDYIHVNDLATAHVLGLNYLFSGGDSQVFNLGNGNGFSVREVIEMAKEVTGRDIKVVECDRRPGDPPALVGSSDKAKDMLGWQSQYADLRQIITHAWNWHQQRHG; this is translated from the coding sequence GTGTCACAAACTCAATCAACCATTCTAGTCACAGGCGGTGCAGGATATATCGGTTCTCATGCGGTGCTGTCCCTTCAACAAGCAGGCTATGACGTTGTGGTGCTAGATAATTTGGTTTATGGTCACCGTGAACTCGTTGAAGAGGTTCTGCAAACTAAGCTAATTGTGGGTGACACGAACGATCGACCCTTGCTGGACAATCTCTTTGCCACGCACGAAATTGCGGCCGTCATGCACTTTGCCGCCTATGCCTATGTGGGCGAGTCGGTGGGCAATCCTGCCAAATACTACCGCAATAATGTCACAGGCACACTGACTTTGTTGGAAGCCATGCTGGCAGCTAATATTAAAAAATTTGTGTTCTCCTCTACCTGTGCCACTTACGGTGTTCCCAAAACGGTTCCCATTCCCGAAGAACATCCCCAAGCACCCATCAACCCCTACGGTATGTCTAAGCTAATGGTGGAGCAGATTTTGGCAGACTTTCACACCGCTTACGATTTTAAGTCGGTTTGTTTCCGCTACTTCAATGCGGCTGGGGCCGATCCAGATGGGCGCTTGGGCGAAGATCACAACCCCGAAACCCACCTGATTCCGTTAGTGCTGCAAGCGGCACTGGGTAAGCGTGATTCGATTTCGGTGTTTGGTACAGACTATCCCACGCCTGATGGGACCTGCATCCGCGATTATATTCACGTCAACGACTTGGCTACTGCCCATGTTTTAGGACTCAACTACCTATTCAGCGGTGGCGATAGTCAAGTCTTTAATTTGGGCAACGGTAATGGCTTCTCGGTCAGAGAAGTGATTGAAATGGCCAAAGAAGTCACCGGACGAGATATTAAAGTTGTCGAGTGCGATCGGCGTCCTGGAGATCCGCCTGCACTGGTGGGCAGCAGCGACAAAGCCAAAGACATGCTAGGTTGGCAATCGCAATATGCCGACCTGCGGCAAATCATTACCCACGCTTGGAACTGGCATCAACAACGACACGGGTAA
- a CDS encoding cobyrinate a,c-diamide synthase, translated as MAVVIAGERSGAGKTTVTLSLLAALQRQQFTVQSFKVGPDYIDPMFHHYITRRACRNLDPVLTSEAYVCQCFYTHQHNVDYALVEGVMGLFDGAGTDDRASTAHIARLLNLPILLVLDCSRLSRSIAALVHGYCTFDPRLQFAGLVLNRVGSDRHLAVLKSALEPLGLPILGVLRRHDEITIPDRHLGLVPTAELPDLDALIDRFADLGKQCFNWNILLPLLRPSFNQAPYFSLPIPHSPLPTPQSPRVAIAYDRAFNFYYADNLELLQQFGAALVWWSPLTEPFPQPIHGLYLGGGFPEVFAQPLSANRAARLAVKAAIEAGMPTYAECGGLMYLSKQLVDFDNRPWDMVGVLPTIARMEKRLTLGYRRAVSLPNNLFVAPETVTWGHEFHRSVVLGQSDAPLYQIQGYDPQSSFSLEGWRIHQVHASYVHLHWGANPEIPDRFVRSCLEYAQLKQA; from the coding sequence ATGGCTGTAGTGATTGCAGGAGAACGGAGTGGCGCTGGCAAAACCACCGTTACGCTGTCGTTACTCGCCGCATTACAACGGCAGCAATTCACTGTTCAATCATTTAAGGTTGGGCCGGATTACATCGACCCCATGTTTCATCACTACATCACCCGTCGTGCCTGCCGCAATCTCGATCCGGTGCTGACCTCCGAAGCCTATGTATGTCAATGTTTTTACACCCATCAGCACAACGTAGACTATGCCCTGGTAGAAGGTGTAATGGGATTATTCGATGGTGCAGGAACCGACGATCGCGCCAGTACTGCTCACATAGCTCGGTTATTAAACTTACCGATTTTGCTCGTCCTCGATTGCAGCCGCCTATCTCGATCGATTGCCGCCCTAGTTCACGGATATTGCACCTTCGATCCGCGCCTTCAATTTGCCGGGCTAGTGCTCAATCGGGTGGGCAGCGATCGACACCTTGCCGTTCTTAAATCCGCCTTGGAACCACTTGGATTGCCTATTTTAGGTGTCTTGCGACGGCACGACGAAATCACCATTCCCGATCGCCACCTGGGTTTAGTTCCCACCGCCGAATTGCCTGACCTCGATGCCCTCATCGATCGCTTCGCCGACCTAGGAAAACAGTGCTTCAACTGGAACATCCTCCTGCCCCTCCTCAGACCCTCATTCAACCAAGCTCCCTACTTCTCACTCCCCATTCCCCACTCCCCACTCCCCACCCCTCAGTCCCCCAGAGTCGCCATTGCCTACGATCGCGCCTTTAACTTCTACTACGCCGACAATCTGGAACTTCTGCAACAATTCGGCGCAGCGCTTGTATGGTGGAGTCCACTGACAGAGCCATTTCCCCAACCCATTCATGGATTATATTTGGGCGGTGGATTTCCAGAAGTATTTGCACAACCATTGAGCGCTAATCGAGCCGCCCGGCTAGCCGTCAAAGCCGCCATTGAAGCTGGGATGCCCACCTACGCTGAATGTGGTGGCTTGATGTACTTGTCTAAGCAACTAGTGGATTTTGACAATCGCCCGTGGGACATGGTGGGGGTGCTGCCCACCATTGCTCGCATGGAAAAGCGCCTCACCTTGGGCTATCGCCGGGCTGTATCACTACCAAACAACCTCTTTGTTGCTCCAGAAACCGTGACATGGGGGCACGAATTTCACCGTTCTGTCGTACTTGGTCAATCAGATGCGCCGCTTTATCAAATTCAGGGTTATGATCCCCAGAGTTCATTCTCTCTAGAAGGATGGCGAATTCATCAAGTTCATGCCTCCTATGTTCATTTACACTGGGGAGCTAATCCAGAGATTCCAGATCGGTTTGTGCGATCGTGCCTTGAGTATGCCCAACTGAAGCAAGCCTAG
- a CDS encoding oligosaccharide flippase family protein produces MSSLQKLAVRGALWTFVGYGSGQVLRLIGNLILTRLLVPEMFGLMALVQTFITGLNLFSDIGIRPSIIQNKRGDDPVFLNTAWTMQVMRGLLLWVGCFLIALPVSNFYGDSRLLWLVPIVGTTVAIDGFNSTSLALLSRKVAIAKLTVFEITIQSLALGVMTLWAFFRQTIWALVGGNLISSFCKLIWSHRLEPRMPHRFTWDKDAVHDLTTFGRWIFLSTAMTFLAQQSDRLILGRLLSLEMLGVYTIAFTFSFIPNSVIVAINSKVIFPVVSKRADLPRPELRAKILQKRWLLLVALAVGIALLGSFGDLVIVNLYDERYHAAAWMLAILALGNWPSAISLTINSSLLAIGKPIYGAIGYCLKFIYMLLAVPLAFSQLGVFGAILTIAFNDLPFYAAIGYGAWREQLTTTRQDLLATLLLLGLVVLLVGGRYWLGWGLPIDRLWQ; encoded by the coding sequence ATGTCTTCATTACAAAAACTTGCTGTTCGAGGCGCACTCTGGACGTTTGTAGGATATGGCTCTGGTCAGGTTTTGCGACTGATTGGAAACTTGATCCTGACTCGCCTCTTGGTTCCAGAGATGTTCGGTTTGATGGCGCTGGTGCAAACATTCATCACCGGATTGAATTTGTTTTCCGATATTGGTATTCGTCCCAGCATCATTCAAAACAAGCGAGGAGATGATCCCGTATTTTTGAATACTGCCTGGACGATGCAGGTGATGCGGGGTTTGCTGCTTTGGGTTGGTTGCTTTTTGATTGCACTGCCCGTGTCAAACTTTTATGGCGACTCGCGGCTGCTGTGGTTGGTGCCGATCGTAGGAACAACCGTTGCCATCGATGGCTTTAACTCTACGTCGCTGGCGTTGCTCAGTCGTAAGGTGGCGATTGCCAAGCTCACGGTTTTTGAGATTACTATTCAAAGCCTGGCATTGGGCGTGATGACTTTGTGGGCTTTCTTTCGACAAACCATTTGGGCATTGGTGGGCGGCAATTTAATCTCAAGCTTTTGCAAATTAATTTGGAGTCACCGTCTAGAACCCAGGATGCCGCATCGGTTCACGTGGGACAAAGATGCCGTTCATGATCTCACAACCTTTGGGCGTTGGATCTTTTTATCGACCGCAATGACGTTTCTGGCCCAACAATCCGATCGCCTAATTTTGGGCCGGTTGCTTTCGTTGGAAATGCTTGGCGTCTACACGATCGCATTTACGTTTTCGTTCATTCCAAACTCTGTCATTGTTGCCATCAACAGTAAAGTGATTTTTCCGGTGGTTTCGAAACGGGCCGATTTGCCCCGACCAGAACTGCGAGCAAAAATTCTGCAAAAGCGATGGTTGCTGTTGGTAGCGCTGGCAGTAGGCATTGCCCTACTTGGGAGCTTTGGGGATCTGGTAATCGTGAATCTATATGACGAGCGCTACCATGCGGCTGCCTGGATGCTGGCAATTCTGGCCTTGGGGAATTGGCCCTCTGCCATTTCGCTGACGATTAACTCATCCCTGCTAGCGATTGGTAAACCCATTTATGGGGCCATTGGCTACTGCTTGAAATTCATCTATATGCTCCTGGCAGTTCCGCTTGCCTTTTCACAATTGGGTGTGTTTGGAGCAATTCTCACTATTGCATTCAATGACCTACCTTTCTATGCCGCGATCGGCTATGGCGCTTGGCGCGAGCAGCTAACCACAACCCGACAAGATTTGCTGGCCACCTTGCTGCTGCTGGGATTGGTGGTGCTGTTGGTGGGAGGGCGCTACTGGCTGGGATGGGGGCTACCAATCGATCGACTCTGGCAATGA
- a CDS encoding DMT family transporter → MNASSRPATWQIWLILTAGILSVSTAAIFIRLAFAAVDSADVGFSLVLAASRLTLAALFLLPTWRTLHVTPSSRSALIYSAIAGVFLAVHFAAWITSLAYTSIVASATLVTTNPVWVALISWIWFREKPSWTTSSGIALALVGSLLVAIGGGSDDVGSNPLLGNGLALLGSIAVSFYFLIGREAQQRGLGIGNHVAVAYATAAIVLLPLPFLFSTGYTGYSVQVYLAILLMALFPQLVGHTSFNWAVRWISPTLVTLTILAEPIGASILGMIIFRETPGWTVVLGALVILSGVAVAAVGTRSEGKGE, encoded by the coding sequence ATGAATGCATCGTCTAGACCAGCTACCTGGCAAATTTGGCTGATTTTAACTGCTGGAATTCTATCAGTTTCAACGGCGGCAATTTTTATTCGGCTAGCGTTTGCAGCAGTGGACAGTGCTGACGTTGGCTTTAGCTTGGTGTTAGCGGCCTCTCGCCTAACCTTGGCAGCCTTATTTTTGTTGCCAACTTGGCGAACCTTGCACGTTACGCCCTCGTCACGATCGGCCTTGATTTATTCAGCCATTGCCGGCGTATTTTTAGCCGTACACTTTGCCGCCTGGATTACGTCATTAGCTTACACCTCGATCGTGGCCTCAGCGACCCTTGTCACCACTAATCCAGTTTGGGTGGCGCTAATCTCTTGGATATGGTTTCGCGAAAAGCCAAGCTGGACAACCAGTAGTGGCATTGCTCTAGCGCTAGTGGGTAGTTTGCTGGTGGCGATCGGCGGTGGTAGTGATGACGTGGGCAGTAATCCCCTATTGGGAAACGGGCTAGCCCTGCTTGGTTCAATCGCCGTCAGTTTCTATTTCCTGATTGGACGAGAAGCCCAACAACGCGGATTGGGAATTGGCAACCATGTTGCCGTTGCCTATGCCACAGCGGCGATTGTGTTGTTACCGCTGCCATTCTTATTTAGCACTGGCTACACCGGATATTCCGTTCAGGTTTACCTAGCTATTTTACTGATGGCCCTGTTTCCGCAGCTAGTTGGTCACACCAGCTTCAATTGGGCCGTGCGTTGGATTTCACCCACCCTTGTTACCCTTACTATCCTGGCAGAACCGATCGGCGCCAGCATCTTGGGCATGATCATCTTTCGGGAAACTCCAGGCTGGACTGTCGTCCTTGGTGCACTGGTCATTCTCAGCGGTGTAGCCGTTGCTGCTGTCGGAACTCGATCGGAGGGAAAGGGAGAGTGA